In the Sulfobacillus thermosulfidooxidans DSM 9293 genome, AAAGGGTAAAGCCTGCTGCAACATAGTCTATTGCGGCCCATTGCCGTCAATTGGCCGGGAATCCGTGGTCACTCTCTCTGAAACCATGGTGATAACGTTAGAAGTGGCAGAGACCATTTAGTAATGGGTTTCAAGTTATGAAATTATGAAAAACCCTCACGTGATTAGACTATTTGATAATTCCATGTGAGACATCTTGATTCTATGATTGAATATTTAAGAGGGAGCGGTGCACTAGGCGTGATTGAGTCGTGGTGAAGGACAAGGAGATGTGGCAAGGGTGAGTTCTTATGACGATTGGGAACGTACATTCCTGGAATATTTTGAGCAGAAATCCATCGCGGAATCTATCATCATATTGAATGAAATGAAGTCGTCGCATAGGCCATCTCCGAATGCGAAAATCAAGGAGAGAGCGATTGACTTAATCGTACAACGGATAAAAAATCCCCGCCATATGCTTAAAGTCTGTATCGATCTCATCGATAGTCAAACACCAACAGGACGTGAAATGGCTTCGCAGCTATTGCCGACAATCCATACAGATTTTCCAATAGACGTGTCATCAATGCTCAAGGATCTTTGCAACGATAACAATTGGGAAGTGAGGGAATGGGCCGCAAGTGGTTGTGGTCAAATATTGAGCCAAAATTTTGAGGGATTCTACCCTACTCTTAAGATGTGGACTCAGGACGACTCCGCGAAAGTCCGTCGGGCCGTAGCGATATCTGCCAAGATGGCATCTCGTGCGCGAAAGCCGGAATGGTGCTCTCCCCTTCTATCCTTAATGGATGATCTCATTCGTGACAGCGACCCTTATGTTAGAAAGAATATGGGACCATTTGCTATCGGTGATGGCACTCTTAGGTATTATCCCGAAGAGACCATCGCGCACATTAGTCAATGGGCTACCATGCCTGATATCTTTGCGCGGTGGAACGCAGCTATGTCCTTTTCTGCGGCCGAGGGGGCTAAGTACCCAGAGATCGCAGAAGGGATATTGACCCAGTTGTCCGTCGACCCGATCTCCGTCGTCAGGCGCGCTGTGGACTCTGCCGTGAGACAGTTACAAAAACGGCTACCAGATTTTCGGCTCGGGGTTTCTTTTAATGATACGAAGTAGCGCTGTCCGTCTAGGTTGTTAACACGTAAGACCCGGTAATGATAAGAAATCCAGACTGCTGCAGGATTATGGTCGGCAGACGAGCCTTTCGTATCCCTGCAGGTTGTGGACATCACAAACGAAAGCTTCTCGGCTTGTGCGATCTCATTTCGGTCCGGCGACCCTATTACGCCGACCCCGTAGGTTCCAGCATCCACGCCGATTTGTGAATCATATGCGCATAATACCCATTATGGGCGAGTAATTCATCATGGGTACCGGATTCCACGATACGCCCCTGATCTAGCACAAAGATGCGGTCAGCATAGCGCAGGGTTGATAAACGGTGGGCGATGACTATGGTGGTACGATTTTTAGCCACTTCCATTAAGCCCTTTTGTACTGCCATTTCACTGACGGCATCTAAATTGGCTGTCGCTTCATCAAGCACTAAAATCTTGGGATCGAGAAGAATGGTGCGAGCAAAGGCTAACAATTGTCGCTGACCCGTTGATAAGTTGGCACCATGGGGAGTCAGCCATGTGTCATAGCCTTGGCGGAGCCTCCGGATGAAGATATCGGCTCCGGTAATGCGACACGCCTCTTCGATTTGTTCTAAAGAAATGTCATCACGAAAAAGGCGAATATTATCGGCAATCGTCCCCGAATAGAGATTTACATCTTGCTGCACGACGGCCACAATCTTGTGCAAATCATCTTGCCGAATCTGGCGAATATCAATCCCATCGATGCGAATAGCTCCTTCACTCACATCGTAAAACCGGGCCAAAAGGCTGATTAACGTGCTTTTGCCAGCACCTGTTTCGCCAGCAATGCCAATAAATTGTCCAGGAGCAATATGCATGCTAATGTCCTGAAGAATAGGAGCTTCCGGCTTATATGCGAAAGACACATGATCAAAATCGACCTGGCCTAACAGTGGGACTGAGGACGGATTTAAAGGATAAGGGGGATCGGGGTCTTTGAGGGTCGGCGAAGTTGCCAACACGGAACTGACCCGTTCGAATGAAATCATGGACGATTGCAAGGTATTCCAGTTTTGAGTCAGGGAATTAATCGGTTCAAAAAACTGCTGTATGTAGGAAATAAAGGCATAAAGGACACCGATTTTGATGCTGTGGTGGAAGACAGCTAATCCTCCTGCCCACGCCATAAACGCGACGGCTAAATTGCCGAGCAAGTCAAAACTCCGGTTAAATAACACATCCCAGCGAAACTCGTTGACGTTGGCGTTTTGATATGGCAAATTGAGCTGATTGAATGCATCGAGCTGTTTTTTTTCTTGATGAAAGATTTGAATAATGCGCATGCCCGACAAATTTTCCGCGATAAAGCCAATTAACCGGGATTGCCGTGAACGGGTTGTGTTATAAATCTTATGCAAACGAGGTCGAAAAATCGCCGAAATCAGCACAATTAAAGGAATCACGAGGGCACTTAATAAGCCTAAACGCCAGTTTAACAGTAGCATGGCGCCCATGACCAAAATAATGGTCAAACCATCTCGAATGACACTCAACAGAAACTGTGTGAAAAACTGGCTGATGCGTGTGGTATCACTTGCCACATTAGTGATAAGACGGCCTGTATCATGCGTTTCAAAATAATCCATAGATAGCGATTCAATGTGAGAAAACAAATCGATACGGATTTGCCTCACGATTTGCTGTCCTGCTGACGCGATGACGCGGGTTTGATACAAATTGGCTAACAATCCCACCAATGTAATAGCGAGATAGAGAAACCCGATTTGGATTAAAGGGGATAAAACCGAATTTTTGACCAACAAATAGCGATCGATGGCGACCTTGACTAAATACGGTTGAATGACTTGAGTCAGGTTATACAAGATGACCAGGGCAATGACCCCAGCAAAAAGACGCGTATAGGGTATCGCATAAACAAGCAAGCCCTTTATCGGACTATGGGTAGGAACACGTGGCGTTTTCGAATCTTGATTAGGCATGCTGTTCACTTCCTTGCGACTGGATGGCATAGAGTCTTGCGTAAAAACCATGCTGGGCTAAGAGTTGGGCGTGGGTACCATATTCGATGATCTCTCCATCGTCGAGAACCATAATGTGATCGGCCAATCTTAAGGCGGAAAGACGATGACTGGTAATAATTAGTGTGCGACCTTGGTCATGCAACTTTTTTAACGTATCCAAAATAACGGATTCGGTGACGCTGTCGACAGCACTGAGAGAATCGTCGAGAATAATCACTTGCGATTGGGTTTTCATTAGGGCCCGCGCGATGGCGATTCGTTGACGTTGGCCCCCAGATAACGTCAAGCCGTGTTCGCCGACGATGGTGGAAAAGCCCTCGGGCATCGCTTGGATAGCCGCTAAAATATTCGCTTCAGATGCGGCTTGCTGGATTTTTTGCAGATCTGGCTCGGGCAGGGGAAACGCAATATTTTGCCCGATACTCAGAGAAAACAGGAATCCATCTTGCGGAACATAGGCTATATAATCACGCAAGGACTCGCGGCTGACATCGCGGATATCGGTATCTCCAATGAAAATGGTTCCGGGGGGCGGATCGATTTCCCTTAAGAGTAATCGTGCTAAGGTCGTTTTGCCTGCTCCGGTGCGTCCAACGATGCCAAGAATGCTGCCTGGCGGAATGCGTAGACGGATATGTTGTAGCGCACAATGATCACTGTGATCATAGCAAAAGCTGAGATCACGAAATGTGATGGCGCCTTTTTGCGGCAGAACTCTTGGCATAAGGGGATCTTTGATTTGTGGTTCGGCTTCTAAGAGGACTTGGATTCGCAATAAAGATGCTGACGAATTTTGAAAGATATTGATCACGTTACCGAATTGCATTAAGGGACGGACCATCATGCTCAAGTAAACCGTAAAAGCGACAAAAGCCCCAATCGAAATGTCATGGTGCAGCGTTAAATATCCCCCATACATTAATGTAATCGCAAAACTAATCCCACTGAGCAACGGAATTAAAGCCTGAAAGGTGGTATTGAGGCGGACAAGTTGCATGGAATTGTCATAGATCGTATCAACTTTGGTGGTAAAACGTCGGCGTTCAATGACCTCGTTCCCCGTAGACTTGATTAAACGGATGCTTTGCAGACTTTCCTCCGTTAAATCGGACATCCGTGAAAGGGATTCCTGCACGACGCGGGACTGGTGACGGATCTTGGGACCCAATTTCACCACCACGACCGGAATCAATAAGAGAGGGATGAGGCTCACAAGCGTCAAGCCTAAATTAATATCCTTAATGGTCATCACGAGGGTCGCCGCAAACAGAAAAATGGCCTGCAGACTTTGGTTAATGCCTCCGGCTAACGCTTGCCGAATGGCCGGGACATCATTAAGAACATGGGACAGCAGATCGCCCACGGTGTGTTGGCTAAAATATTCTAATTCTAACGTTTCCCAATGCTGAAAGAGCCGCTGACGCAGATTTCCTTCAAATATTCTCGCTAATTTTCCGATAGTAAATTGCCCCACACCAAAAAGACCGACATACAGCGCCGATATCACGGCCAGTTTTAAGGCGTAATGTTCTATGAGTATGGGGGTAATGCCCTGATGAAATTGGTCAATAAATTCCCCAATGATAAAAGGAATTTGGACTTGAATAACCTTCGCGATCCCAATACTCGCGATAGCCAACAGATATTGACGGAGATGCTCACGAAAAAAATCGCGAACGAGACGGTGCCCCATAATTGATTGCTCCTCAATTCCATGATTCCACAACTATTTACTGTCTAACGGTTTGCCAGTCACCATTTAGGAAATAGCGCCGAATTTTATGCCAAACGCCCCTGGCCAATAAAAGTCCTCTTCTTTGGTGTCATGGAACATCGTCATTCCAAAACACCAAAGAACAGGCTAAAATCCATGTTACCACAAAGTATCCATAATCTTCGATAATTATGGAATCGGTATACAAGCGATATCGGGATTGTCATCTCTCACTCCAGCTTGACATTGTGAACGGTTTAACAAATTTATCGATAAATTCTTTGTTAGGATTTGGCAACCTTGGGATCACAAAAGATAATAAAAAATAAATAGTGTCTATAGGGCACGAGAACCACTACCCGATCTTTCAAGGAGGTTATGACGATTCATCTCTTAACCACTATTTTTACAGGATTCGCGATATTTGCCTCGGTTTTGTATGCTGTGACGCGTTGAACTCAATGGTCTAGCTGATCAACTATCACGCCGAAGAAATTTGGGGTATTCGATTTTATGAGGGATCCCTCATACACCCGGAACTTTTCAACTCACAATGCTGGCAAGTGTTGTGGCATGATCATGACATGTGATGCATGACAGCGAATGGCTATATTGGATGCAAAACCCCGGAAAAATTATCGTTAGCACCCATAAGGCAAGGCTATAGTGTACGATAGATTTATGCTACAGCCATTTGCGTTAGGGGGTTCATGGCAATGGATCAGCAAGACAATGATATGACACGCCTGTTATCGGCTTTGTTGCCGGATGAAACGGTCGTCGGAAATCCTTATTGGGCCCTGATGCAGTGGGAACAAGATCATTTGACGGGAACTTTATGGACGATTCCTTATCACGAGCATCAGGTCATTCCTTTATTCACATCACGGGAGCAGGCTGAACAGGTTCATCTTACCATCAATGAACCAGATCAGTATGTGGTCCGTGGTCTCTCACGGATGCATTTGCACTTTGTGGTGCGCACAGCATCCAAGGAAACGCACTTTGCTGTCGTCGATGAAATATTAGCGAATGGACAGTTTGCCTTAACCCTTATAACGCCACAAAACCTCTTAGGACGGGGCGTCTAAGAACGAGCTGGATCATTAATAAAATAATAAAAATTCATTACATTGGACAAGAAAATTTGTCACGGTTTAAAGACGTTTAAAGACAAGGAGATTGTGAGTGAGACAAAACAGACTCCAGTCCTTAAGGAAAAGCGAATGATAAACCTGCTCAGGACATC is a window encoding:
- a CDS encoding ABC transporter ATP-binding protein encodes the protein MPNQDSKTPRVPTHSPIKGLLVYAIPYTRLFAGVIALVILYNLTQVIQPYLVKVAIDRYLLVKNSVLSPLIQIGFLYLAITLVGLLANLYQTRVIASAGQQIVRQIRIDLFSHIESLSMDYFETHDTGRLITNVASDTTRISQFFTQFLLSVIRDGLTIILVMGAMLLLNWRLGLLSALVIPLIVLISAIFRPRLHKIYNTTRSRQSRLIGFIAENLSGMRIIQIFHQEKKQLDAFNQLNLPYQNANVNEFRWDVLFNRSFDLLGNLAVAFMAWAGGLAVFHHSIKIGVLYAFISYIQQFFEPINSLTQNWNTLQSSMISFERVSSVLATSPTLKDPDPPYPLNPSSVPLLGQVDFDHVSFAYKPEAPILQDISMHIAPGQFIGIAGETGAGKSTLISLLARFYDVSEGAIRIDGIDIRQIRQDDLHKIVAVVQQDVNLYSGTIADNIRLFRDDISLEQIEEACRITGADIFIRRLRQGYDTWLTPHGANLSTGQRQLLAFARTILLDPKILVLDEATANLDAVSEMAVQKGLMEVAKNRTTIVIAHRLSTLRYADRIFVLDQGRIVESGTHDELLAHNGYYAHMIHKSAWMLEPTGSA
- a CDS encoding ABC transporter ATP-binding protein, which translates into the protein MGHRLVRDFFREHLRQYLLAIASIGIAKVIQVQIPFIIGEFIDQFHQGITPILIEHYALKLAVISALYVGLFGVGQFTIGKLARIFEGNLRQRLFQHWETLELEYFSQHTVGDLLSHVLNDVPAIRQALAGGINQSLQAIFLFAATLVMTIKDINLGLTLVSLIPLLLIPVVVVKLGPKIRHQSRVVQESLSRMSDLTEESLQSIRLIKSTGNEVIERRRFTTKVDTIYDNSMQLVRLNTTFQALIPLLSGISFAITLMYGGYLTLHHDISIGAFVAFTVYLSMMVRPLMQFGNVINIFQNSSASLLRIQVLLEAEPQIKDPLMPRVLPQKGAITFRDLSFCYDHSDHCALQHIRLRIPPGSILGIVGRTGAGKTTLARLLLREIDPPPGTIFIGDTDIRDVSRESLRDYIAYVPQDGFLFSLSIGQNIAFPLPEPDLQKIQQAASEANILAAIQAMPEGFSTIVGEHGLTLSGGQRQRIAIARALMKTQSQVIILDDSLSAVDSVTESVILDTLKKLHDQGRTLIITSHRLSALRLADHIMVLDDGEIIEYGTHAQLLAQHGFYARLYAIQSQGSEQHA
- a CDS encoding HEAT repeat domain-containing protein, giving the protein MSSYDDWERTFLEYFEQKSIAESIIILNEMKSSHRPSPNAKIKERAIDLIVQRIKNPRHMLKVCIDLIDSQTPTGREMASQLLPTIHTDFPIDVSSMLKDLCNDNNWEVREWAASGCGQILSQNFEGFYPTLKMWTQDDSAKVRRAVAISAKMASRARKPEWCSPLLSLMDDLIRDSDPYVRKNMGPFAIGDGTLRYYPEETIAHISQWATMPDIFARWNAAMSFSAAEGAKYPEIAEGILTQLSVDPISVVRRAVDSAVRQLQKRLPDFRLGVSFNDTK